The genomic stretch TGTCCGAGCATTACAACATCCGCCTGTCGGACATGATCGGCCCCAAACGCCTGCGCAGCTATGCGCGTCCGCGTCAGGTGGCCATGTACCTGTCCAAACATCTGACCAGCCGGTCGCTGCCCGAGATCGGGCGCCGGTTCGGGGGGCGCGACCACACCACCGTCATGCACGGCGTGCGCCGCATCGAAGAGCTGAAAGTGCAGGATGGTCAGATCGCCGAGGATCTGGAACTGCTGCGCCGCGCGCTCGAAGCGTAAACCTGCGTCACCTGTACCACACGGCACCCTTTTCGGGTGCCGTTTGCGTTTGTAGGGCGCGCAATTCACCTGCCGCGCTTGACCCTTCTGTCAATCCGGTCGACAACAAACAAAAAGGTTGAGAATACGCCGGTATAGGGTAGTTTGCCCCTCCCGGTGGTCCGATTGGAGAGGGACAGATGAAAATCAGTATTGAACGGGCCGCGTTGCTCAAAGCCGTGAGCCAGGCCCAGTCGGTTGTCGAACGCCGCAACACCATTCCGATCCTTGCCAATGTGCTGATCGAGGCCGAAGGCGCTGACGTGATGTTCCGCGCCACCGATCTGGATATCGAAGTCGTGGACAAGGCCCCCGCACAAGTCGAGCGCGCTGGCGCCACCACCGTGTCGGCCACCACCTTGCATGAAATCGTGCGCAAACTGCCCGATGGCGCGCTGGTCACCCTGACCGCCGATGCCGCCGCAGGCCGCCTGACGGTTGAAGCGGGCCGGTCGAACTTTTCGCTGGCGACCCTGCCCAAGGAAGACTTCCCGGTCATGGCCTCGTCTGAGTATGCGTCGAATTTCTCGATTGACGCGGCCAAGCTGCGCCGTCTGTTCGACAAATCCAAATTCGCCATTTCGACCGAAGAGACGCGGTATTACCTGAACGGTGTCTACATGCACGTCGCCACCGGCGAAGACGGCAAAGTGCTGCGCTGTGTGGCCACAGACGGTCACCGCCTGGCACGGATCGACACCGACCTGCCCGCAGGGGCCGACGAGATGCCGGGCGTGATCGTGCCCCGCAAGACCGTGGGCGAACTGCGCAAGCTGCTGGACGATGACGAGATGAAAATTGCCGTTTCGGTCTCGGAAACCAAGGTGCGCTTTGCCACGCCGGAGATCACACTGACATCCAAGGTGATCGACGGGACCTTCCCCGACTACACCCGCGTTATTCCACAGGGCAATACCCGCAAACTGGAAGTGGACGCCAGCGACTTTGCCCGCGCCGTGGACCGTGTGGCGACCGTGTCGTCCGAGCGTTCGCGCGCGGTCAAGCTGCAACTGGACGAAGACCGGCTGATCCTTTCGGTCAACGCGCCCGACAGCGGTGCCGCCGAAGAAGAACTGGCCGTGTCGTACAATGACGAGCGGCTGGAAATCGGGTTCAACGCCAAATACCTGCTGGAGATTGCCAGTCAGGTGGACCGCGAAAACGCCGTGTTCATGTTCAACTCGTCGGGCGATCCGACCTTGATGCGTGAAGGCAATGACATGTCGGCGGTCTACGTCGTCATGCCGATGCGCGTTTAAGAGTTTTCTTGCCTCCGGCGGGGATATTTAAGGCCAAAAGAAAGGGACAGTTGTGAAGCTGTCCCTTTCTGCATTGACGATTTCGCATTTCAGATCGCACCGGATGGCGCGGATCGCTGTGGATCCGCGCCCCGTGGCGCTGTTTGGCCCCAATGGCGCGGGCAAGACCAACATTCTTGAGGCGGTGTCGCTGTTTTCGCCCGGTCGCGGTTTGCGCCGGTCCAGCGCCGAGGACATGACCCGCAGGCCCGAGGCGCTGGGGTGGAAGATCAGCGGCGTGCTGACCTCGCTGCGGCAGGTGCACGAGATCGACATCGTCTCCGAGGCCGGCGGCGCGCGTCAGGTGCGGATTGACGGTAAGGCAGCCGCGCAAGTGGCGCTGGGACGGGTGGCACGGGTGCTGTGGCTGATCCCCGCGATGGACCGGCTGTGGATCGAGGGCGCGGAAGGGCGTCGGCGGTTCCTGGACCGGATGACGCTGAGTTTCGAACCCGGCCATGCCGATCTGTCACTGGCCTATGAAAAGGCGATGCGCGAACGCAACCGGCTGTTGAAAGACATGGTGCGTGATCCGGCGTGGTACGGCGCGCTTGAGGCACAGATGGCGCAGGCTGGGGCGGCGATCCATGCCAACCGGCTGACCACGCTGGCCCAGCTGCACAGCGCCCAGCAGGATGCGCAGACGGCCTTTCCCACCGCCGACCTTGAGCTGGTACATGCGGATGCGCCCCTGCCCCCCTCCGAGGATGATCTGCGCACGGCGCTGGCCGAGGGGCGCAAACGCGATCTGGCTGCAGGGCGCACGCTGATCGGGCCGCACCGCGCCGATCTGATCGGCACCTATGCGGCCAAGGATGTGCCCGCCCGCGACTGTTCCACCGGAGAGCAAAAGGCGCTGTTGGTGTCGCTGATCCTTGCCAATGCACGGGCGCTGGCCCAAAGCTTTGGCGCGCCGCCGCTGTTGCTGCTGGACGAGGTTGCGGCCCATCTGGACGCGGACAGGCGCGCGGCGCTGTACGACGAAATTGTTGCCCTGGGCGCACAGGCCTGGATGACAGGCACCGACCGCAACCTGTTCGACGCATTGGGCGCACGGGCGCAGTATTTGCATGTGACCGAGGCAGAGGGCGCTTCAAAAGTAGAGGCCGTGACATGACGCTGAACTGGTCTGATCTGTTGCTGTATTGCGGCGCTTTGCTGATCCTGTTCCTGACGCCGGGGCCGGTCTGGCTGGCGTTGATGGCGCGCGGTTTGTCGGGCGGCTTTCGCGCGGCCTGGCCGCTGGCACTGGGCGTGGCGATTGGCGACATCGTCTGGCCGCTGGTCGCGGTGCTGGGGATTGCGTGGATCCTGTCCGTGTTCGACACCTTCATGCTGGTGTTGCGCTGGGTGGCCTGCGGTGTGTTCATCGTGATGGGCGCGATGCTGATCCGCCACGCAGGCGCCGCCATCAGCGCAGACAACCGCCTGACCCGCCCCGGCATGATGGCCGGATTTCTGGCCGGAATCCTTGCCATTCTGGGCAACCCCAAGGCGGTGTTGTTCTATATGGGCGTGCTGCCCGGCTTTTTCGATCTGCGTGCAATAACCTGGATCGACGTCGCGCTGATCATCGGCGCTTCGGTTTTGATACCGCTTGTTGGCAACCTGACGATGGCTGCATTTGTGGGACGTGTGCGCAGCTTTGTCACGACTTCGGGGGCGCTGCGGCGGATCAATATCGGGGCCGGTGTGCTGCTGATTCTCGTGGGCCTTGTACTCCCCTTTGTGTGACCCAGAAACTTGTCTCGATCGCGTGACATCCCCGTACAAAAACCCTATAAAATAACAAAAAATATAGGGTGAAACGGCATGTCCGAAAACGAGCAGGCGCCACAAGAGTATGGCGCGGATTCCATCAAGGTTCTCAAAGGCTTGGATGCTGTCCGCAAACGGCCTGGCATGTACATCGGTGACACCGACGACGGGTCGGGTCTGCACCACATGGTCTACGAGGTCGTGGACAACGGCATTGACGAGGCGCTGGCAGGTCATGCCGATGCTGTCAGCGTCACGATCCACGAGGATTCCTCGGTTTCGGTCAGCGACAACGGGCGCGGCATTCCGGTCGGCATCCACGAAGAAGAAGGCGTATCCGCCGCCGAGGTCATCATGACCCAGCTGCACGCGGGCGGCAAATTCGACAGCAACAGCTACAAGGTTTCGGGCGGCTTGCACGGCGTGGGCGTTTCTGTTGTAAACGCGCTGAGCGACTGGCTGGAGCTGCGCATCTGGCGCGAGGGCAAAGAGCACATCGCGCGGTTCGAGCGCGGCGACACGGTCAAGCATCTTGAGGTTGTCGGCCCCTCGGACGGCAAGACCGGCACCGAGGTGCGGTTCCTGGCATCAACCACCACCTTTTCGAACCTCGAATACCATTTTGACACACTGGAAAAGCGGCTGCGCGAACTGGCGTTCCTGAATTCGGGCGTCCGTATCATTCTGACCGACGAACGGCCCGCAGAGCACCTGCGCTCGGAACTGTTCTACGAAGGCGGCGTGCGCGAGTTCGTGAAATATCTCGACCGGTCGAAATCCTCGATCATGGCCGAGCCGATCTTTATCAGCGGCGAACGCGACGACATCGGTGTCGAGGTCGCGATGTGGTGGAACGACAGCTATCACGAAAACGTCCTGCCCTTTACCAACAACATCCCCCAGCGCGATGGCGGCACCCACATGGCGGGCTTTCGTGGCGCACTGACGCGGACGATCAACAACTATGCGCAGTCCAGCGGGATTGCGAAAAAGGAAAAGGTGTCGTTCACCGGCGACGACGCACGCGAAGGTCTGACCTGTGTGCTGTCGGTCAAGGTGCCCGATCCGAAATTCTCCTCGCAAACCAAGGACAAGCTGGTCAGCTCGGAAGTGCGCCCCGCTGTCGAGGGTCTGGTGAACGAAAAACTGGCCGAATGGTTCGAAGAAAACCCGCTGCAAGCCAAGGTGATTGTCGGCAAGATCATCGAAGCCGCCGTCGCCCGCGAGGCCGCCCGCAAGGCGCGTGACCTGACACGGCGCAAAAGCGCGATGGACGTGAACTTTTTGGCTGGCAAACTTAAGGATTGTTCGGAAAAAGACCCGTCCAAGACCGAAGTTTTCCTGGTCGAGGGTGACAGCGCCGGAGGTTCGGCCCAGACAGGCCGTGACCGCCAGACACAGGCGATTTTGCCGCTAAAGGGTAAAATCCTGAACGTGGAACGCGCACGCTTTGACCGGATGCTGGGCAGTCAGGAAATCGGCAACCTTGTGATGGCTCTGGGCACCGGCATTGGCCGCGACGAATTCAACATCGACAAGCTGCGCTACCACAAGATCGTCATCATGACCGATGCGGACGTGGACGGGGCGCACATTCGTACCCTGTTGCTGACGTTCTTCTATCGCCAGATGCCCGAGCTGATCGAACGCGGATATCTGTATATCGCGCAACCGCCGCTGTACAAAGTGTCGCGCGGCAAATCGGAAGTGTACCTGAAAGATCAGGCCGCGATGGAAGACTATCTGATCAATCAGGGCATTGACGGTGCCATGCTGCGACAGGGCAACGGCGAGGAAATCAGCGGCGCCGATCTGGCCCGTGTGGTCGACCACGCCCGCCAGATGCGCCGCGTTCTGGAAGCCTTTCCAACGCATTACCCGCGTCACATTCTGGAACAGGCTGCGATTGCCGGTGCCTTTGCCGAGGGCGCGGTTGAACGCGACCTGCAAGGTGTGGCCGACAAGGTGGCCGACCGGCTGAACCTGATCGCGCTGGAATACGAAAAAGGCTGGCAGGGGCGCATCACGCAGGACCACGGCGTGCGGCTGGCCCGCATTCTGCGCGGCGTCGAAGAGGTGCGCACGCTGGATGGCCGCATCCTGCGCGGTGGCGAAGCCCGCAAGACCGGCACGTTCACCCAGCATTTGCAGGATGTCTACAACCTGCCCGCACAGCTGGTGCGCAAGGACCGCAGCCAGATGATCTATGGGCCGATGAACCTGCTGGATGCCATTCTGACAGAAGGTGAAAAGGGCCTGTCGCTGCAACGCTACAAAGGTCTGGGCGAAATGAACCCCGACCAGCTGTGGGAAACCACGCTGGACCCCGATGCACGCACCCTGCTGCAAGTGCGCGTCGAGGATATGGCCGAGGCAGACAACCTGTTCACCAAGCTGATGGGCGACGTGGTCGAACCGCGCCGCGAATTCATCCAGCAAAACGCGCTGAATGTGGAAAATCTGGACTTCTGATTGAACCTGTAGGGGCCGATTTGGCCCCTACTTCCCCACAATCCCCCGCGCCGAGCCTGCGATCAGGCGGGCAGCGTCGGTCAGGGGGCCGACGGGCGGCAGGGCCGAGCGGCAGCAGAAGTAGCGTGGCTGCCAGACCGGATCGAACTTGGATTTGAACCTGCGCAAACCCTCGAAGCTATAGAAGCGGTCGCCGTGGCTGTAGACCAGGCTGCCGAACCGCGCCCACAGGGTTGCGCCCCGTCGCCCGGACAGGCCGGCAAAGGGCACCATGCCAAGGCTGAAGCTTTCGCGACCCTCAGCCTTCAGTTGCAGCATCAGCTCGGTAAACAGAAACTCCATCGTGGCAGATGGCGCGTCGGCACGGTGGCGCATCATGTCAACGGCGCTGCTGCGGGGGGCTTCCATCAGGTTGCCAAAGGCGCAAATCTCGCCGTTCAGACGCACCAGCGCAATGCGGGTGCGGTTCAGCCAGGCCTCATCAAAGCGCCCCACCGAGAACCGTTTTTCGCGCGCGGCATGCTGGGCCATCCAGTCGTCAGATATGCTTTGCAGCGTGGCGATCAGTTCGGGCGCGTGCGGGGGCGAAACGATTTCCACACTCAGCCCGTCGCGTTGCGCGCGGTTCCAGCTGGCGCGCAGCTTCTTGCGTTCGGGGCCTTCCAGCGAGAAATCGGGCAAGGGCACCACGGCCTCCTCACCCATTTTGTGCAGGGTCAGGCCCATGTCGATGGCCTGTTCGGTAAAGGCGGCCGAAGTTTCATAAAACACAGGTCGCGCGCCGGCAGCGCGGGCCGCATCGTGAAACGCCCATGACAGGTCTTCGACATCCTCTTGCGCGCCAACCGGTCCCCCCATGACAATCCACGAACCGCCCTTGATCCCGTAGGACAGCACGGATTGCTGTGCGGGGCCAAACATCAACATCTTGTCCCCGGTCAGCGCGATTACATCCGATCCGGTGCCATAGGTGTTGATGATCCTCTGCGCGGCCTCGAATGCAGCGGCATCGGGCAGCGGTGCCTTGACCCGCGCCACGCGAAAACCGGAATACAGCAAAGCCGCGCTCAGGATCACACCGGCGGTCAGAGCCGCCCGCCATGCGGCCACCGCCGGGCCATCGCCTGCAACCTGCCACCACATCAAATCTCGCGCCGCGTCGTCTGTATGAACCAGATACCAAAGCAGGCCCAGCGAAGTCAGCGTAGACAGGGTGAACACCAGCCAGCGCACCGACAGCACCCCCTGCGTCAGCCGTGCACGCCGGTAGAATTCGCGTCGGCAGGGCCACAGGATCAACGCCATCATCGCAAGAACCATCACCCGGTCCAGATCCTGCGTTTTGAGTGCGGCAACCACAACTCCGACCAGCAACGCCACCAGAACCGCCCAATAGGCCAGCCTGGAGCGGCGAAACACCGACACAGACAGCACCGCCAGCAACGACCCGATAATCGAAGACACCAGCGGCCCGCCTTCGACCATGGTCAGGGGCAGCAGGGTTTCCAGCTCTTCGGCGCGGCCTGTGGGGTTGGGGATCAGTCCCGCAAACATCATGAACAATCCCGAGGCCAGCACCAGAAACCCCGTCGCCATGGGAATCAGCGACCGGCCCGCCAACACCATCGGCGCAAGTCCCGGAATGGTCGGCAGCCGCGAACCTGCGGCGCTCCAGACCTCGGTCAGTGACAACAACAGCAGCGCCAGAACAAAGGGCAGCAGGAAATAGATCAGCCGGAACAACAACAGTGCGGTCACCGCATCGTTCACCGGAACCGTCGCGGGCAGGGCCGCGATGACCACGCTTTCAAACACCCCGATTCCGCCGGGCACATGGCTGGCCACGCCCACCATCGTCGCCACGGCAAAGACCGCCAGCATGTTGGCAAAGGGCAGCGCACCCGTGGGCAGCAACAGGTGCAGAACCAGCGCGGCCATGACCATATCAACGCCGGTGATCGCCAGTTGGCGCAGCAGGTCCCTGCCCCGCGGCGCCGATAGCTTGAACCCCCCCCAGCTGAACGTTCCGCCCCATTGCGAAATGACGCCCAGCGCGATCACCGACACCACAAGCAAACCGATGGCAATCAGCCGCAGCGTTTCGGGGGCAATGTTCACCAGCACCTGCAACGCTGCGGGATGCACCGCCACCGCGCCCAGACCGATCAGTGTCGACCCGATCCCGAAAGACATCGCCGCAAAGGTGGAAATCGCAGCCACATCATAGGCATCCAACCCCAAAGCCGAATATATGCGATAGCGCACGGCACCACCCGACACGAGGCTGAGCCCGATGGTGTTGCCCAGCGCATACCCCAGAAACCCGCCCAGCGCGATGGAACTGGCAGGCGCGGTTTTCCCGATATAGCGCAACGCGGACCAGTCATAGCCGATCAGCGCGATATACCCCACCGCCGTTGCCGCCAGCGCACCGGCTATCAGATGTGGCGGTGTTGCACGCAGTTGCGCCAGCACCACGCGCATGTCGAGCGGTGCCAGCAAATGATACAGCGCATAAACACCGCCAATGAACAGCACGCCGGTCAGGATCAGCGGAGCATGCTGGCGCAACAGCCTGCGCGCGCGGCTGCCCGTCTCGCGATCCGTCATATCGGTGCCTTTGTTATCCTGGCTCATATCTCGATCTGCTTTTCTGATCCGGGGTCGATTGCACGCTATATAGCCGGACACACAGCCGTTCGCAGGTCCTAAATGCGCAGTTTGTAATTGCGGGATGTCGGCACGCTCCCGCTTTGGGGGAAAATTGTAAAAATTTTTCCTTTGTAGCGGCACCGATAGACCGTAGGATTCCCACCAAGGCCGGAATTTGCGGCCAAGTCCAAGGTGGGAGATTGAATATGGGCAAACGTGACGACCTGATCGCGCAATACGCGGATGATCTGAAAAACAAATGCGGTATGACGCCGGATATGGACCTGTTGACCAAGGTCACCATCGGCTGTGGACCGGCGATTTACAACGCCGATGCCTCTACGGTCGCTGCAACACAGCCAGCCGAGCTGGAAACCGTCAAAGAGAATTTCCTGATCAAAAAGCTGGGGCTGGCAGATGGTCCGCAGCTGATGGAAGCGATCAACAGCGTGCTTGCCACCTATGGCCAGTCCGAGCGCAACAAATACCGCGCCGTGGTCTATTACATGCTGACCAAACATTTTGGCAAAGACAGCGTTTACGGCTGATTGCCCTTGTCAGAGACTGTTTCAGGCCCGCATCACGCGGGCCTTTTGTATTCAGGTGAACAGGGTCAACACGACGCCGATGATGGCGCAACCAAAGGTGGCATAGCCGCCGTCAATCAGCGTCAACTTGAACGGTCGCCCCGGATAGGCGTTGTTGATCATGATCCACGGGCTGATGAAAAACAGTCCCACACCCAGACCGGACACCAGCCCCTTGGCCAGCGTATCAATGCCCGACAGGGCGAAGATATGGCGCATCATGCCCGCGACCAAGACCATCGCAATGGCCGACAGGATGAACGGCAAGGCCGAGCCGTTG from Pseudosulfitobacter sp. DSM 107133 encodes the following:
- the mprF gene encoding bifunctional lysylphosphatidylglycerol flippase/synthetase MprF, which codes for MSQDNKGTDMTDRETGSRARRLLRQHAPLILTGVLFIGGVYALYHLLAPLDMRVVLAQLRATPPHLIAGALAATAVGYIALIGYDWSALRYIGKTAPASSIALGGFLGYALGNTIGLSLVSGGAVRYRIYSALGLDAYDVAAISTFAAMSFGIGSTLIGLGAVAVHPAALQVLVNIAPETLRLIAIGLLVVSVIALGVISQWGGTFSWGGFKLSAPRGRDLLRQLAITGVDMVMAALVLHLLLPTGALPFANMLAVFAVATMVGVASHVPGGIGVFESVVIAALPATVPVNDAVTALLLFRLIYFLLPFVLALLLLSLTEVWSAAGSRLPTIPGLAPMVLAGRSLIPMATGFLVLASGLFMMFAGLIPNPTGRAEELETLLPLTMVEGGPLVSSIIGSLLAVLSVSVFRRSRLAYWAVLVALLVGVVVAALKTQDLDRVMVLAMMALILWPCRREFYRRARLTQGVLSVRWLVFTLSTLTSLGLLWYLVHTDDAARDLMWWQVAGDGPAVAAWRAALTAGVILSAALLYSGFRVARVKAPLPDAAAFEAAQRIINTYGTGSDVIALTGDKMLMFGPAQQSVLSYGIKGGSWIVMGGPVGAQEDVEDLSWAFHDAARAAGARPVFYETSAAFTEQAIDMGLTLHKMGEEAVVPLPDFSLEGPERKKLRASWNRAQRDGLSVEIVSPPHAPELIATLQSISDDWMAQHAAREKRFSVGRFDEAWLNRTRIALVRLNGEICAFGNLMEAPRSSAVDMMRHRADAPSATMEFLFTELMLQLKAEGRESFSLGMVPFAGLSGRRGATLWARFGSLVYSHGDRFYSFEGLRRFKSKFDPVWQPRYFCCRSALPPVGPLTDAARLIAGSARGIVGK
- the recF gene encoding DNA replication/repair protein RecF, giving the protein MKLSLSALTISHFRSHRMARIAVDPRPVALFGPNGAGKTNILEAVSLFSPGRGLRRSSAEDMTRRPEALGWKISGVLTSLRQVHEIDIVSEAGGARQVRIDGKAAAQVALGRVARVLWLIPAMDRLWIEGAEGRRRFLDRMTLSFEPGHADLSLAYEKAMRERNRLLKDMVRDPAWYGALEAQMAQAGAAIHANRLTTLAQLHSAQQDAQTAFPTADLELVHADAPLPPSEDDLRTALAEGRKRDLAAGRTLIGPHRADLIGTYAAKDVPARDCSTGEQKALLVSLILANARALAQSFGAPPLLLLDEVAAHLDADRRAALYDEIVALGAQAWMTGTDRNLFDALGARAQYLHVTEAEGASKVEAVT
- the gyrB gene encoding DNA topoisomerase (ATP-hydrolyzing) subunit B, whose protein sequence is MSENEQAPQEYGADSIKVLKGLDAVRKRPGMYIGDTDDGSGLHHMVYEVVDNGIDEALAGHADAVSVTIHEDSSVSVSDNGRGIPVGIHEEEGVSAAEVIMTQLHAGGKFDSNSYKVSGGLHGVGVSVVNALSDWLELRIWREGKEHIARFERGDTVKHLEVVGPSDGKTGTEVRFLASTTTFSNLEYHFDTLEKRLRELAFLNSGVRIILTDERPAEHLRSELFYEGGVREFVKYLDRSKSSIMAEPIFISGERDDIGVEVAMWWNDSYHENVLPFTNNIPQRDGGTHMAGFRGALTRTINNYAQSSGIAKKEKVSFTGDDAREGLTCVLSVKVPDPKFSSQTKDKLVSSEVRPAVEGLVNEKLAEWFEENPLQAKVIVGKIIEAAVAREAARKARDLTRRKSAMDVNFLAGKLKDCSEKDPSKTEVFLVEGDSAGGSAQTGRDRQTQAILPLKGKILNVERARFDRMLGSQEIGNLVMALGTGIGRDEFNIDKLRYHKIVIMTDADVDGAHIRTLLLTFFYRQMPELIERGYLYIAQPPLYKVSRGKSEVYLKDQAAMEDYLINQGIDGAMLRQGNGEEISGADLARVVDHARQMRRVLEAFPTHYPRHILEQAAIAGAFAEGAVERDLQGVADKVADRLNLIALEYEKGWQGRITQDHGVRLARILRGVEEVRTLDGRILRGGEARKTGTFTQHLQDVYNLPAQLVRKDRSQMIYGPMNLLDAILTEGEKGLSLQRYKGLGEMNPDQLWETTLDPDARTLLQVRVEDMAEADNLFTKLMGDVVEPRREFIQQNALNVENLDF
- a CDS encoding DUF2853 family protein → MGKRDDLIAQYADDLKNKCGMTPDMDLLTKVTIGCGPAIYNADASTVAATQPAELETVKENFLIKKLGLADGPQLMEAINSVLATYGQSERNKYRAVVYYMLTKHFGKDSVYG
- a CDS encoding DUF1761 domain-containing protein, producing MGVLSVIVAGAAAWIFGAVWYMALSKPWMAAVGIKAGPDGKPEGNGSALPFILSAIAMVLVAGMMRHIFALSGIDTLAKGLVSGLGVGLFFISPWIMINNAYPGRPFKLTLIDGGYATFGCAIIGVVLTLFT
- the dnaN gene encoding DNA polymerase III subunit beta, whose protein sequence is MKISIERAALLKAVSQAQSVVERRNTIPILANVLIEAEGADVMFRATDLDIEVVDKAPAQVERAGATTVSATTLHEIVRKLPDGALVTLTADAAAGRLTVEAGRSNFSLATLPKEDFPVMASSEYASNFSIDAAKLRRLFDKSKFAISTEETRYYLNGVYMHVATGEDGKVLRCVATDGHRLARIDTDLPAGADEMPGVIVPRKTVGELRKLLDDDEMKIAVSVSETKVRFATPEITLTSKVIDGTFPDYTRVIPQGNTRKLEVDASDFARAVDRVATVSSERSRAVKLQLDEDRLILSVNAPDSGAAEEELAVSYNDERLEIGFNAKYLLEIASQVDRENAVFMFNSSGDPTLMREGNDMSAVYVVMPMRV
- a CDS encoding LysE family translocator, producing the protein MTLNWSDLLLYCGALLILFLTPGPVWLALMARGLSGGFRAAWPLALGVAIGDIVWPLVAVLGIAWILSVFDTFMLVLRWVACGVFIVMGAMLIRHAGAAISADNRLTRPGMMAGFLAGILAILGNPKAVLFYMGVLPGFFDLRAITWIDVALIIGASVLIPLVGNLTMAAFVGRVRSFVTTSGALRRINIGAGVLLILVGLVLPFV